In Streptomyces sclerotialus, the DNA window TCCCGAGCCGTCGCGCACCGCGCGGACCAGAGGGGCGGTCATCAGATATTCCGGCGTCCGGAACTCCCAGGAGGCCGGCAGCGCGGGCTCGACGGCCGAGCGAGGCGCGCAGACCTTCAGCCACAGGCCCGGCGTGATGAGCGCGACGGACAGGCGGCGCAGCACCGCGGGGTCCGCCGAGGGCAGGACGTACCGCGCGACCTGGTCGGTGCGGCCGACGGCTATCCGGAAGCCGCCCGGTACCTCGACCGCGCCGTCCGTGCCGCGCGAACGCACCCAGCCGTCCACCCAGGCGCGCACGACCTCGGGCCGTGCCACGGGCACGCGGTGGTGCTCGGTCATTGTGTCCACGGACCCGATCGTATTGCGAGAGCTTCGCAATAGTGACGGTCGAATTCGGCCCCCTTGCATAACGCTGCCGGGGCCACCCGAATCCTTGGAAAAAGAAGGCTGCTTGAGAGAGGTCAAGGGCCGTGCGGGTACATATCGGTGATGGTGTTCGGCTCTACTTCGATGTGGAGGGGGCCCAACTGGTGACGGACGGTCCGGACATGGCCGAACGGCCGACGATCGTCCTGCTCCACGGGGGACCGGGCGCTGATCACACCCTGTTCAAGCCGGAGCTTTCCGCCGCGGCCGGTTTCGCTCAGGTCATCTATCTGGATCAGCGGGGCAGCGGCCGTTCGGTGCGGTGCGAGCCGCGGCAGTGGACGTGGGAGCGGTGGGCGGACGACGCGATCGACTTCTGTGACGCGCTGGAGATCGAGCGGCCCGTGCTGGTCGGTTCGGCCAGCGGGGGGTGGGTCGCGCTGCTGGCGGCCATCCGGCACCCGGACCGGTTCGCGGGGCTGGTGCTGGACAGCGTGATGCCCGGCGACACGTACGAACGGCTGGAGATGTTCGAACGGCTGGGAGGGCCTGAGGCGCGGGACGTGGCGCTGCGGTACTGGGCGGGTGACGTGGGCGACGAGACGACCGACGCGTGGGAGCGGATCTGTCTGCCGCTGTACTCGCGGCAGCCGGGCGGGGACGCGGCCGGCCGGGACCGGCTGCGCCGGGTGCGCTGGAACGATGACGTGCTGGACCACTTCAGGACCGTGCTGGCGCGGGATTTCGACCCGTGGCGCGGGCTGGACCGGCTGGCGTGCCGGACGATGATCCTGGCGGGCGAGCAGGACCCGGTGGCGACCGCCTCGGCGGCCCGCCGCTTCGCGCACCGGCTGAGCCACACGGACGTACGGCTGCACGTGCTGGCCGACGCGGGGCACGGCGTCTTCCGTGAGGCGCCGAAACAGTCGATGGACCTGCTGCGGGACTTCGTGGTGAGCGGCCATGTGCCGCGACTGCATTGACCGGTGCGCCGGTGCGGTTTCTCTGTGGCTGAATATGGCCGGAAGGCCCGGTGTTACCGGCTGGCCGGGTGGCGCGGAGGACCAAATGCGACCGGGCGGTCGAATTCCGCGGCGGAATTGATCGACCGCTGGACCAGATCGGAAAACGGGCGGCGCGGGTGGCTGAAACGGTGCCATGTGACGTCAGTTGTCTCAGTAATTCCGTAGGCCCACTCGCGTCAGCAAAGCGTCATGACGCCCCTGAGGCCCCGCTGCTTCCCCTGGTACGGCGGCGGTCCGTGTTCAAGGGGGAGCGGACCACCGCCGTACCTTCGGCGGGGGCGGCCGGC includes these proteins:
- a CDS encoding alpha/beta fold hydrolase, which translates into the protein MAERPTIVLLHGGPGADHTLFKPELSAAAGFAQVIYLDQRGSGRSVRCEPRQWTWERWADDAIDFCDALEIERPVLVGSASGGWVALLAAIRHPDRFAGLVLDSVMPGDTYERLEMFERLGGPEARDVALRYWAGDVGDETTDAWERICLPLYSRQPGGDAAGRDRLRRVRWNDDVLDHFRTVLARDFDPWRGLDRLACRTMILAGEQDPVATASAARRFAHRLSHTDVRLHVLADAGHGVFREAPKQSMDLLRDFVVSGHVPRLH